One Palaemon carinicauda isolate YSFRI2023 chromosome 5, ASM3689809v2, whole genome shotgun sequence DNA window includes the following coding sequences:
- the LOC137640630 gene encoding glutamate receptor-like: MAVFWPFSTLVWGLIGLALLLIGPVSFVLNWLLATYLDLEAKYTLASSSFNLFRSLVNQGNRLVSRGSPLRFVFLFWYLFCYNIYAMYSGTLTAYLAIPTFEPPIDSLTDLPMAARDGFTIGTLKASSTEHLFRYADSGIYKEVWSLFDPLKSLLPTPDEGFDKVLAEKFVLINSEMNGEIRATVRGRDKYHFGRDTFYPHAYGIACNSGAPFRPKFDILLSWITEAGLIRRWAQEQINLVRGDVTGRSEETGGGASYALTLNHLQAAFFLVLGGFGLSVGALLLENLLVYFRK; encoded by the exons ATGGCGGTCTTCTGGCCCTTCTCTACATTG GTATGGGGTTTGATAGGGCTTGCACTATTGTTGATAGGACCCGTTTCATTCGTTCTAAATTGGTTATTGGCGACCTACCTTGACCTCGAAGCGAAATACACTCTCGCCTCCAGTAGCTTCAATTTGTTCAGGAGTTTGGTCAATCAGGGAAATCGCCTCGTGAGCAGAGGATCGCCACTGAGATTCGTTTTCCTATTCTGGTACCTTTTCTGCTATAATATTTATG CCATGTACTCTGGCACCTTGACCGCTTACCTGGCGATTCCGACCTTCGAGCCTCCAATCGATTCGTTGACCGATCTCCCGATGGCCGCCCGAGATGGATTCACCATAGGGACCCTGAAGGCCTCAAGCACAGAACATCTTTTCCGG TACGCTGATTCGGGGATATACAAAGAAGTGTGGAGCTTATTTGACCCCCTGAAGAGTCTACTGCCGACTCCTGACGAAGGTTTTGACAAA GTTTTGGCCGAGAAATTCGTGCTGATCAACTCCGAGATGAACGGCGAAATAAGAGCGACTGTCCGGGGCAGAGACAAATATCATTTTGGCAGAGATACTTTCTATCCGCACGCATACGGCATCGCCTGCAACAGCGGAGCTCCTTTCAGACCGAAATTCGATATCCT ACTCTCCTGGATAACAGAGGCGGGCCTCATCCGGCGATGGGCCCAAGAGCAGATCAACCTAGTAAGAGGTGATGTCACAGGGAGGTCGGAGGAGACGGGAGGAGGGGCTTCCTATGCGCTGACCTTAAATCATTTACAA GCAGCTTTCTTCTTGGTCTTGGGAGGCTTCGGGCTGTCTGTAGGCGCTCTGCTCTTGGAAAACCTCCTTGTCTACTTCAGGAAGTGA